Proteins encoded within one genomic window of Ovis aries strain OAR_USU_Benz2616 breed Rambouillet chromosome 1, ARS-UI_Ramb_v3.0, whole genome shotgun sequence:
- the S100A1 gene encoding protein S100-A1 isoform X2 gives MHSAFISPNTYQPHPPCCHCPNITQVGLGTGVAKSRDKIPQVSFEMGSELETAMETLINVFHAHSGKEGDKYKLSKKELKELLQTELSGFLDAQKDADAVDKVMKELDENGDGEVDFQEYVVLVAALTVACNNFFWENS, from the exons ATGCATTCAGCCTTTATCTCCCCAAACACATACCAGCCCCATCCTCCCTGCTGCCACTGTCCCAACATCACCCAAGTTGGCCTAGGGACAGGAGTGGCCAAGAGCAGAGACAAGATCCCACAG GTGAGCTTCGAGATGGGCTCTGAGCTGGAGACGGCGATGGAGACTCTCATCAATGTGTTCCATGCCCACTCGGGCAAAGAGGGAGACAAGTACAAGCTGAGCAAGAAGGAGCTGAAAGAGCTGCTGCAGACGGAGCTCTCCGGCTTCCTGGAT GCCCAGAAGGATGCAGATGCTGTGGACAAGGTGATGAAGGAGCTCGATGAGAATGGAGACGGGGAGGTGGACTTCCAGGAGTATGTGGTGCTGGTGGCTGCCCTCACAGTGGCGTGCAACAACTTCTTCTGGGAGAACAGTTGA
- the S100A1 gene encoding protein S100-A1 isoform X1 yields MGSELETAMETLINVFHAHSGKEGDKYKLSKKELKELLQTELSGFLDAQKDADAVDKVMKELDENGDGEVDFQEYVVLVAALTVACNNFFWENS; encoded by the exons ATGGGCTCTGAGCTGGAGACGGCGATGGAGACTCTCATCAATGTGTTCCATGCCCACTCGGGCAAAGAGGGAGACAAGTACAAGCTGAGCAAGAAGGAGCTGAAAGAGCTGCTGCAGACGGAGCTCTCCGGCTTCCTGGAT GCCCAGAAGGATGCAGATGCTGTGGACAAGGTGATGAAGGAGCTCGATGAGAATGGAGACGGGGAGGTGGACTTCCAGGAGTATGTGGTGCTGGTGGCTGCCCTCACAGTGGCGTGCAACAACTTCTTCTGGGAGAACAGTTGA